The genomic DNA AAGTAAAACCACAAAAATATCAGATTCATTCCCATGAGATTCcacaaacaatcaaacaaacaaaaagggAAATCTTCAAGAATTACCAGCTTTTTCCTCGTCACGTTTTTTAGCAGCTTCAGCTCTTTCTTGCCGTATAAGAGCAAGACGTTCTGAGAGAATCATTGAGAAAACAAAATCAGTTGGTATTGTTTGTTCGTGCAAAAGTAACATGGAATCGAAACACATTGGTTGGTCTCATGAATTTATAGAAGCccttattaatttttctaaaagaaTCATCTAAAACCATGGATTGTACATATTGAATCAAATGTGACTTTGTTCACTAACCACTATCTTTCCAAATCAAACACACCAAGCCCTTGTTTGATGGACAACCCTTTATCCCATCATCATTCAAaccaaataacttttttttacaacattttaaaatgttatatacataaattattttagtcatttaaactaaatacttaactttttcatcaaacaaggtttaaaaactaaatcaaatCAGCTCAAACTCAGACAATGAAGGTTATTTGTCTAAAACTATCCAAAATACATAATTTAGTTTGAACACTAGAAAGATGGTAAGCAAGagcataataattaaaacttcATACCAAGATCTTTTTTTGCTTGATCTGTTTTTCCTTGTTCTTGCAGCTTCATGTATCTTTCATGAGCTTTATGTTTCTCAATCTCCTCTCTGTTCAAGCAAATACAATGAGTATCAAGGTTACctaataaaaaagtatattcttgttctttcttttatagACCAGGGTTTTTTTCATGCCACCTGATTAAGGTGCTTTAAATGGGAATTCAACTTAACCTTATAAGTTCAAGACTCTTCACACTTGAGCTACATTGAGCGGGTGTAAAAAGTATATATCCTTAACAGTGTTTAGTTGATGGTTCCATTATTtccaaacattaataattttatttcattacaaGAACTGTAGAAAAAACAAGTATCCTGCTGATATTCAATAAGAAGCATATATATCACTTGATTCAGTTTAATAATGTATTGCCTATCAATCAGGTAGAGGACAAGAAAAGCTTGATTACCTCTCCCGCCTTGAAAGTTCAGTAGTCTTCTCAATctagaaaagaaaacaaatattaagCACTTTAAATGAAGATAATAATTATCACAACAAAAGGTCAACATGAGATAagacttacatcaacatcacgCGCCTTAACTGACTTCGGTTTTACAAGGTTTGGATTCTCAATCTGAATAATACCTTGGGTACCCTTTCGTTTCTTTTcacattaataatattagagATGCAGATGAATACGACAATTTTGAGGTTGACAAAAAAGAGAgattccataaaaaaaaaacacttgcAAAATAAAGGAGCAATATGGAGTATAGAGAAGAAACAATTAATGTTGCTACTTACATCAGTTTCTTCATCAGATTCCTCCTCAGATTCATCTTCaaatctctcttcttcttcctcctctttaGCCTCTTCCTAAAATTTACCCAAAAAATCAGTATAGAACAATATAATACATGCAACACAAACTACAAGATAGTTCAGTTCAGTTCTGTAGTTTGTATTGAATTTGCAGGTTTTTGCTATGCATAAGTTTGCCCATTCCCAATCATTTGAATAGAATGGTATAGCAAAATTGGGAAGCTGTATATTAATAATTGGTAGGAGTTAGAAATGAGTACCTTCTTAAATGTGGAAGGACGGGTTGAGGTACCGGACTCTGTGAACAAAAACATTTACAGGGTAAGAAAAAGAATGACAGACCATAACTGACTTGTTTTATTGTACATAGGTTTTATAGATTGGATGGATGAATCGCTAAAAGGACATATATCTATATACAATTGAAACACATAACTGTATtagcaaaaagaaaaaagaatagaATTAGAAATAGATGATAAGAAGGTTTCTAGAGAAGAGAAGAGACATACGCATCTCTTCTGGTGTAGAGAATTGACGCCTGCCAGTCGGCTTGCCCTTGAATTTGCCCCTTCCCATCGTCTATCACTGTTCTTGATCTCCCCCTCCCCCTCCCCCGCCAATAGATTATCTATCTAAGGCttaacaagaagaagaagaagaagaagaagaaaagtaaaAAGGCGGCTGACTGAGACCAATTAAATCTCTGCAACTTGTTTCctcatttctaaaataaaacCCTACCCTACCTGACAAGAACAAAGAATTTccctaatatttaattattgttacttgttttggttaaaatatatgtttcatcattttcttaaactaaactcatttatattttctttcttcatttttcttcttctttttttcttctaaatcattatataaaattagacaGTCAATGGTTACAAAGTATTAATGACGaggaattaaaaataatattcgaaTTCACATTATCTAAATTTTCACGACAAACCATTTATACTATTAGATTTGTCGTTTACTAATTGAACAAGTTACAAGTAACCAATTAACTTCTACAcaaaattgtttaataattcaacacttctttctctttttcaatACAAACACATTGTAACACATTTTCAATGTATGTTtcaataatgaaattaattaaattttatatttttacctttttaaTTGTCCATTTAATCGCAAATGTTCACCACAAGTGGGTTCTGATTCCCCACAAATACTTCCATTTATAAAACAAAGTTATAATCATTTATGTGGAAAATGTTTGTATTTCAAATGTcacttttgtatttattttgatgaaattcTAAGGAAGAAACAAAATTTCTGCGAATATCGGAATTTTTTTCGTATAAGATTGGATTCTCAATGACCTAAAATGAGATTTTGTCGCTTTCTTGTCATACAAATTTTCCTTCCTAATTTAGACATATTATTTGGACAAACTATAATCAAACTTATGATATATCTTTAGATTCTTTTGAGCTATTATattggttaataaaatatttgtaaatataaaaaatcaaagaatCTAAATTTTTTTCCTCATAGgtgaaatttttttatacaaaaaaaatgaataacatTTGAATAAAATGCTCTGAAAATATTGTTCTTAATTGTGATTCTACATCAAATGATATGGAAGATGAAGTTCATAGCATAAGGAACTGAagatcatgatgatgatgatgggtcctgatcaaaatcaaaacaaaaaatcccAGCAAGCTGATATATATCTTGATGTAGATAGTCCACAAGGAGATCATGGTTTCATTCAAATCAAAAGAACTTTCATGAAACATGTTACAAATATAACAAAGcaaattcaataataaaaaagatttcaATTATACTGCCATCAGAAAAACATTTCCCCCCAATAAAGCATCATAAACATGCGTTTTAATAATGATGCAAAGAGCTCCTCCAAATGACAATTTACATATTAACATAATCTCCGCTTGAAGAATATGAAAAGGAGAAAATCTGTATGCAGCCAACAGGTTCAGCTGCTTAGATATAGTCTAATATTGGTGGGGATTTACATGACAATGTTAATAAGATTGTATTACCCTTATTCCTTGGTGTAGTAATCTCCTCGTCtcatttcattatatataataaccatttaaattatcaacaagagagttattattattattattatatggtgGTGGACCTGTTCCTGTTGTTCTTGTTGTTGTTGCATACTCAAATCCTTCATCCGCTGGCATCACTCTTCTGCTTGGTGTTGTggtattataaatatttccaGCACCAACCACCTTCTTCAAGTTTGTCTTCATCTTTCCCCCACCCTTACGGTTCGGAAATTCAGCAGTAAGCCTTCCCAATTGTTTCTGCAGGTCAACAACTGAATCGGTTGTTGTTACCTTTGATTTAGTAGTCTTCTTCCCATCAACTTGCTTAAATTCCAGTCTATACAAAGCACAAACATCACATTTATTGATCTCGTACTCGTAAAGATGCCATTCAAAATCTTTCCTTGGCTGTGGATCCATATAGTAGGATCTCTTAAGTCCCCCGTATTCATTCATTATTTGCTTTCTCGACTCATGCCAACCACGACCATTATAATCTGGTAATGACCTCTGCTTTCTGTTCCCACTCTCAAATGCTCTCCTAGGTTTGTCGAAAAATAGCCATTCTCTAATTGTTTCGCCTTCCAGAACAGTAAGATCAAAGAGCTCTGCAAAATCAAACACAGGTAGACTACTAAGGGTGTGTTTCACAAACTCAAAATTAGGTGTTTGAATactgaattttattttaagtgtttgatatgtattttttttatgtgagattctttttatgggaaaaatcaaatcattacaaaatatgaaattgaaatgtaagttgatttgatcaaatgtGGAATTAATGTTGAAAAAGTACTATTCTATCCTTACAGTAATagcataatttgattaattgatAGTACTGTTGTCTTTGTATGTTCTTAATagtgattcatattttttttaccaaattaaaCTAGATTTAACTTAgtccttgtttgatgtgggcaagttgagattaatttcaCAACCCAATATCCAATCaacaatataattatgaatCATGTCAtccaaatcatcaaccaaaatatcatctattcaaaaaaattacaaaatatttcatTCTATATTTATACCATAATGTCTTTCTGCccgaataaattaattttcaatgaCCTAAATCTAATAAGAATAGAAATATCTTAGGCCTTGATTGATCTTGGggtatttaaataatctttggGTTATTAGAAATAactttgtttgatgtaggttattgaaaataggtgt from Impatiens glandulifera chromosome 9, dImpGla2.1, whole genome shotgun sequence includes the following:
- the LOC124916629 gene encoding 28 kDa heat- and acid-stable phosphoprotein-like encodes the protein MGRGKFKGKPTGRRQFSTPEEMQSGTSTRPSTFKKEEAKEEEEEERFEDESEEESDEETDKRKGTQGIIQIENPNLVKPKSVKARDVDIEKTTELSRREREEIEKHKAHERYMKLQEQGKTDQAKKDLERLALIRQERAEAAKKRDEEKAAKEQKKTEGRK